The nucleotide window aaatttaaacagattCAAACCTTGAGAAGTCAGCAAGCCGCAACTCACCAACCAGATCTCCGAGAAGAgtaaaagaagcaaagataatGGAAAACAACGAAGCAAACACGGCTAGGCCACTGCTTGAACCAAAGGAAAAGCGAAAACGTGATGAATATCTCTACCAAACCCTACAGAGTAGTCCTCGCGGCCATGAAAACACTAACTACAACGTCTTCCTTTCCTCTTCGTTGAaaccaagcatggatgattccTATCTCTATCTTTCTCTCACTCTTGAACTGAGATATGAAGCAAaaggaaatataaaaataaataaataagattttgaagagagagaaaaaaaaaaaaacgtttcttttttaattttaaaatgattttgttgTGAGTGGGACCCAGGAGTTACTGGAGGAGTTTCACCCGGAAAcgtaattttaattaattcttttaattaatttggttattttgcAGATATACCCCTGTagattttgttaattatatctCAAACAACATTGCTTCCATATACTctctttgttaattttttatctattataaacctgtgtttctttttatttatcacatttattattttttttctaaaattaccctaacactctatttattgttctttttaaaatttaatatgagaaaaatataaagataaaaattaggggtaattttggaaagataactaattttttattaaattatgtgaaataaccaactttcttggtatgtgagattcggttattcacgacagataaaaaagaacaaagagagtattaaaaaaaacctattttattaaatatatatatatatatattgacaaatatGACTAGCGCATTCTACCCATTCACTCTCACTCAATCACTAAAATCTTGAATTACAAACCGCACCCAACCACCCACAAATAGAGAATTGTTATCACCAATGTGTTTTGCGGGATTAAAAGTTTCCACATCAATGTCTTTTTTATAgtatgacaaatatttttaagttatgaatttttttactaTCAAGAAAAATATTGGTATACTTccaaaaaaaagattaataattttttttagtttttgtgttaATATATTTTCAGAAATTATAAAATCGCTTTACAtagtgaaaatattaataactgAATATTTCAATGAATATActcttaatattaaaaaaataatccgtTTTACAAAGTAgtatatgtaattttaaaaaaaatcatatacacTGGGaaatatcaaaagtaaaaaaagtaatttatgTCGGCAAGGAAACGGGAAATGGGGGAAACGAGTGGGAGCCGCGTGGGAACCCAAGAAAGCGACGCGTGTCAAGCTATGTCACACGTTAGTTGGATATGAAAACGATGCTTAAAACAAGGGACAAATGAGCACGAGGACCACATGATTGCCCCGAGATTAGTGCTCCATAAAAGATTAACGGCTCACGTTGTTCAGCGAGGTATTCGTtggagatttatttttttcaaaaaagcaTGGGTTGGACACATGAGTGCATGACCgttgatgatttatttagttGGTGGctcatttatttgattatgtgggtcccataatttattattttttattaaaaaatttatatatatatatatagatttttttattttaaagttaaacTTGTGGTTTAGTTCTATGCCACATCTCTTGagaaacttaaattataaataaattggattttttttttttttgcatatacaTCCTTATATAGTTATATGTATAACTATCAGTCAAatgaaatattgtattttaaaaaaatattttttaaattaaaaaaatgaaaatactgATTTTTGAtctatcaacaaaaaaaaatatcaatggtTTGTGTAAAAGTATATGAATTTTGATCCAGTGGACTCAATCTAATAATTACTACAGAACAAAGACGTGACTCATTTTTAAACTCTTAGCCATgtgtttacaaattttttttaattatataatataaggatatattaataattattttaaaaaatccatcattgttattatagaaattattaaattaaggtAATTTAATGGGTGAAATTGAACCACATctcaattttataataaatatcgTAGAACCGATTATTATGTGGGACCATCTCTCATGCATACATATGAACAcccacaattatatatatatttttttgcatggATACATTAGTAAATATTTGTAAATCTTTTTTATCGTAAATTACTTGGGTTAGTAGTGGATGAGTGCGTTTTAATTGGATCCTTTTATAGCATTATTTGACTTGAGAGGTAATCCAatactttaatttaatgttttgacaatgagattatatatatatatattacaaaagcTTATTAATATGTTTATCACGCGTGTTAATGTTTCAAACGTGTctatcaaaaaaagaaatatatatacataaattaatgCCTTAATGTTAGAAGGTGTGTAACATCATTCATACCTTAATTTctccatttaaaataatatatgttaattttatatatacaccGGCTTTATattggagtttttaaaattttgtgaggagttttgaggtaatatcatatataaattaatataattaaacaactcatacCATAGAAACTAATTTATACTTTAGATTTCAAAAgtcttataatatttattacataaataattaggtgtaattaatattttttaattattaatattataagtaatataaataaaaacttaaatattattaaaaaaattaaaattgttttttaaaacacTCTCGAAGTAgattatacataaatattaaaatttgatatataggaaagaaaaggaaaatataaaaaggtataatggtaattttagttttatttttattgccaTCCACCTCATTTAAAATTAAGGTggcttaattatttttctttatattttttaagttatatatatatatatttaagtagaTAATACTAGTTCTCACTAATTGTTAAGAAAAAACATTATAGTTCTTCACACTCTTATTTTGGAtgactaataataaaatatgatttgaaaTTTACACAATTAATTcatgataatattaaataaagcTAATGTAAACACCAACATGCAACATGTAACTTTGCATCAGAATTATTTAAGAAAGTTCAACATTTCCGGAACCTGTCATTATGAtgtcaaatcaaaataatatatatatatatatatatatatatatgtatgtatgaaaTAAAGCTCCTTTTTCatactttattatataaatttaatatataattgaaaaatcCAAAGTAAAGGGAGGGATCCACATGTAATGAAGGTGGGAAGTGGCTCCCATGCATCTCCATTCCATGTTCATTGACAACAAACAAGagcatatttaataatatcaactTTGTTTGTTACTTAAAACCATGGCCACCATGTTCCCAACCCCTATCCATTCATGTCcattaattaaacattttaagaatataataataataaaagacaaaagatattttaatccttttcctttaaacaaataaattggtttcaatattattcattgtgtttgtttgtttgtgttcaTGCTCTTATAACTAATCTTTAATGTCTCAACAACTAATCCAAATAACAAGTCATTGTTCATTCTTATTCTTCAATTGTTTCAAACGGGCCATCAATAAACCTCTCTTTCTTTGTAATctaataaatctatatatatagacgACTCTTATGGacaataagatatatatatgaatgtctATTATCAACCATTAGATCTTGATCCAATGACCAACATTAATGaacaataattaatacaataacaaatataataattactgTTAAACAGTATATCACAATACTACTGTTCATCAATATCAATAGTTGATCAAACAGTGTGATCAAACAGATAATTAGACATTCATAGATTTCTCCATAGGTTTAGCCATATATGTAAAAGCCTCGAGATAAtggatctatatatatatatataattttttataggaGACAATCTaaacatttagaaaataaatttgaaagaaaaagaaaaacacaaatccaAACCATTAATTTCACCCACCAGAAGCAAATCATGTGATACTTAAAAGTCTGAGACTTTGCATTCTTATATAATGCAAGATAACAAGTTCATATGGTTTTACTGCATTCAATCTCACAATAaacttatattaaataatttcaatgtCTTTTAGAGATGCTCTGCATGagctttattaaaaataggatgATTCATCGATAAAAGCTTCATTTCTTTATGGCAAAGAAGAGGCCCCATTTCTGCTCACCATTTGATGTCCTCTTTAGCTTTGCTTTCCATCCATCCACAATTTCATTATAATCTTCCTGTAAAGTAATTGTTCAGATATTGTCGGATAAGTCGAACGAAGACCACACAAACAAACTTATTATCCAAATTGCTCACCTCCGAGAAATCATGAATAAATGCATCTTTATCCCTTTCGACAGCATCCAATTCTCTTTGAAGAACTTGCATAAACTGAATTATAAGTTTCAAAAATAAGTTTCATTGCCAATATGTTATAAGACATACATAAAGTTCAGATAGACGAGAACCTGATCAGTTCGATCTTCTGCTACAACCTCGTGAAAACCAGCATTCTCAAGCATCTGAAATGTCGGTAGGTAAATCACTATttcaaaacacaaaacacaGATGCAGGAAAATGGCAAATTGATACCTTGCTGTAACCCTTGATATCATGCAGATCATATCCTCTTTGTTTGATGTATTCAGCGAATCCTTGGGATGGTGTTCCAGAGCTTCTGCAGTAGTCACTTATCAGGACCTTTCCGCCCGGTTTCAGCCACTTGAAGAACTTTTTAAACAATGATGGTTTGTCCTAACAGATCGAGAACAACCAGGTTAATTCCAAACGAGTATGAGCATACAAAAGTTTGCTGTAATTTCTTTCAATGCATACTTGTATGTGCAAGAGAGTGTCACGGCTGTAGATCACATCAAATGAATTATCCAGATATGCTTTCTTCGTGCAATCTGCAACCTCGAATTCAACAGAGCATTTACGGCCAATGGCACTTTCAAGAGCAAATGAAACCATGTTTACGGAGAGATCAATGCCGACAACGTTGACATCAAAGTTCTCTGCCATGTAAAAGTCACCTCCTCCAATGCCACACCCTACATCAAGGACTTCCTGCCCAGGTTTGAGTTCCAGCTTTGCAACAAATTCTTTCGTGGTTTCTGATTTAGAAAAAATGATGCATTTAGTGCTACTACTACACGAGGGAGAATAACCgattgcaaataaataaatatttagttgaGACTTGTGTCAAGTTGTTTAATGATTCTGTTGCATGCCAGAGATTTGTAGAATGCTGAATTCATTGTTTGCACATAGGATAGATGACCATCATCAAAAAGATCAAATTGACATTACTATGAATTGATAACTAATGTTTGTAAGCATACCAATTCCCCCTGTGCTCACAAAACCTTCTCCAAATATACGTTCATAGCGCAAGATTCCATTGGCTTTATATTGTACATTATCCAAAAATCGCTGGAAACCCCTATCATCAGTTGATCTGACCTTTTGCCACAACCAGCATAtctaaataatatgaaaaacttCCTGTATTAAAAAACCTTGCCAGAGCAAACTAAACAAAATGAAGTAAAATGCAACTACTAAAATATAATGATTCAAATGGGGAGGacctgattttgattttttttgttcctCACATATGCTCCAATGCACTTGCAAGTGATGAGAGATAGCTCAAAAGAATCATCAAAGCTGTTGCAAGTATGATAATTTTTGAAGATCTGCAATATACCAAGTATTTTAACATAAACCGATCACTGATGTTAATTTGAAATCCTCAGAAACAAGAACTCTATTGAGTGGACCACTCTTGAACCATCAATAATTGATTCTATCAGATAACGCAGGAATCAGATAAGTAATATTTCACAAATAAATAGGCACTAATGTTACATTAATTCAATCTTTGGTCTAATGGGAATATAGAAGAAAAAGATGTCGATttttacaagaaaaataaaatgattctCTTTCACCTCGCCTTTCTTCTTGGTATTGTACCCAATGATAGATTCAGGAAAAGATTGTGGATTGAAAAAAGTCATGTGAGAAAGTGAATTTTGGCAATGTTTTTCTCTGATATATCAAACAAACAACAGAAGGCATAGTAACACAGTAAGTAGGTAAAAAGGAACAAAATCATTTTCTTACCTGGGTGTAAAACCTTGGTTCCCGGTAATGTGTGGGATTGATTTTcctcttggaatccccagaTTGATGGAAACAAGATTCTCTGAAGAAAATAAATCCTCCAACTTTTACCCACTTTACCATCCTTTCCACCAAATTCTCAaccttgataaaaaaaatcaaattttcatcACAACAAACAGAACAAGAATGTAAACTGAAAATGCGAACTCAACGTCAAGTATCAACTTGACCCATCTCCTagaacaaatttatttatatatccaaGCTAGTTTCATACTTCCGTAGTTTTCTTTGTGATACTTTAATTTTAAGACAATTAAAGCACTTCTTTTAAATTTGGAATATCAAGCAAGTAGCCAGCACATGGAAATGAAGTACCTCATTATCAGACAGATACATTAGGAGCCAGTTTGAGAAAATCAAATCCACAGATTCAGCTTCCATCTTCAACTCTGGGGATGTTACATCAGCACACATAAACTCCGTATTTCCAAAATGCCCATTTACACTTTCATTCtgcaaaaattatagaaaatataaaagtttgcATGAGTGAATTCTTTAGCATGTCCCAGATAGGATTGGGAACACAGTTAAATTTCATGGATTAACAACTTCAACAAAGTGCTGAACACATAGATTCGCAGATGTCAAGAGTATTACCTTCTTGATCACACTTTCAATGAAATCAAGTGCTAGAACATGACCAGCCACTTTTGCTAATTCACCGGTAAATCGACCAATACCAGCTCCTAGCTCCAACACAGACTTTCCTTCAAATGGTGGAAGTAGAGAAAGTACCTACAAAACAAAGGCAAAAATATCAGGACCTATGCTAACGTAACATAATTTGGGAAGCACAATGGCAGAATAAAGAGACACATCTTGCTACACCCTAACTAACAGTCACTCAAGGTAAATAATCTCCTGTAACAGGTGCCAATTGCTTATTCATGACACTCTCATACATCTGATCGCTACAATTATTCAC belongs to Dioscorea cayenensis subsp. rotundata cultivar TDr96_F1 chromosome 17, TDr96_F1_v2_PseudoChromosome.rev07_lg8_w22 25.fasta, whole genome shotgun sequence and includes:
- the LOC120280901 gene encoding phosphomethylethanolamine N-methyltransferase-like; this encodes MAMADGGAEREVQKSYWMEHSKDLTVEAMMLDSRAADLDKEERPEVLSLLPPFEGKSVLELGAGIGRFTGELAKVAGHVLALDFIESVIKKNESVNGHFGNTEFMCADVTSPELKMEAESVDLIFSNWLLMYLSDNEVENLVERMVKWVKVGGFIFFRESCFHQSGDSKRKINPTHYREPRFYTQIFKNYHTCNSFDDSFELSLITCKCIGAYVRNKKNQNQICWLWQKVRSTDDRGFQRFLDNVQYKANGILRYERIFGEGFVSTGGIETTKEFVAKLELKPGQEVLDVGCGIGGGDFYMAENFDVNVVGIDLSVNMVSFALESAIGRKCSVEFEVADCTKKAYLDNSFDVIYSRDTLLHIQDKPSLFKKFFKWLKPGGKVLISDYCRSSGTPSQGFAEYIKQRGYDLHDIKGYSKMLENAGFHEVVAEDRTDQFMQVLQRELDAVERDKDAFIHDFSEEDYNEIVDGWKAKLKRTSNGEQKWGLFFAIKK